A DNA window from Arachis hypogaea cultivar Tifrunner chromosome 18, arahy.Tifrunner.gnm2.J5K5, whole genome shotgun sequence contains the following coding sequences:
- the LOC112772576 gene encoding protein ZINC INDUCED FACILITATOR-LIKE 1, with protein MRNVDYHSNNNNVREALLLKKKQYHEDCPGCKVDQVKDTNHSVSIKNLLIIWMVVLCATLPISSLFPFLYFMVRDFNIAETEADIGSYAGYVGSTFMLGRCLTSVMWGMISDRYGRKPVIIIGVITVVIFNTLFGLSTSFWMAILMRFLLGSLNGLLGPVKAYATEIFREEHQSLGLSTVSAAWGIGLIIGPALGGYLAQPVEKYPNIFAKDSFWDKFPYVLPCFVISGFALVVSIVCIWIPETLHNHKDSNEFIDDAEAIENGSSGNNKDNNMIHKKENLLLNWPLMSSIIAYCVFSLHDIAYQEVFSLWAVAPPKLGGLNFTTDVVGDVLAVSGISLIIYQILLYPSVERACGPIGIARISAILSIPLLQSFSFMAMLSGTILFLVICGASILKNLLAVTVTTGLFLIQNRVVEQHQRGAANGLSMTAMSLFKAVGPAAGGAVLTWSQKRMDASFLPGPHMVFFALNIVEAVGILMLFKPFLAEKKKTQRVQLN; from the exons atgagaaatgtAGATTaccattcaaataataataatgttagggAGGCATTACTGCTGAAGAAGAAGCAATACCATGAGGATTGTCCTGGTTGTAAGGTGGATCAAGTCAAAGATACGAACCATAGTGTCTCCATTAAGAATCTTTTGATTATATGGATGGTCGTCTTATGTGCCA CGCTGCCAATATCATCTCTTTTTCCGTTTCTTTATTTCATG GTAAGGGATTTTAATATTGCAGAAACAGAGGCAGATATTGGTTCTTATGCCGGTTATGTGG GATCAACATTCATGTTGGGCAGATGTTTGACTTCTGTTATGTGGGGAATGATTTCTGATCGATATGGCCGGAAACCTGTTATAATAATAGGGGTTATCACAGT TGTGATTTTCAACACATTGTTTGGTCTTAGCACAAGCTTTTGGATGGCAATTCTCATGAGATTTCTTCTTGGAAGTCTAAATGGTTTGCTTGGACCTGTCAAG GCCTATGCTACTGAAATTTTTCGAGAAGAACACCAATCTCTTGGACTTTCAACT GTGAGTGCAGCTTGGGGCATAGGTTTAATCATTGGTCCAGCGCTGGGAGGTTATTTGGCTCAG CCAGTAGAAAAGTATCCAAATATATTTGCAAAAGATTCCTTTTGGGATAA GTTTCCATACGTCTTGCCTTGCTTTGTAATATCAGGATTCGCACTTGTAGTTTCTATTGTTTGTATTTGGATTCCG GAAACACTTCACAACCACAAAGATAGCAATGAGTTCATAGATGATGCCGAAGCTATTGAAAATGGAAGCAGTGGGAATAACAAAGACAACAATATGATCCATAAGAAAGAGAACCTTCTCTTGAACTGGCCTTTAATGTCATCCATCATTGCTTATTGTGTTTTCTCACTTCATGATATTGCTTATCAAGAG GTTTTCTCATTATGGGCTGTGGCTCCTCCAAAGCTAGGGGGTTTGAACTTTACAACTGATGTCGTTGGTGATGTTCTTGCAGTATCAG GTATTTCACTCATCATCTACCAAATTTTGCTATACCCTTCTGTGGAAAGAGCTTGTGGACCTATTGGCATTGCTAGGATCTCAGCG ATTTTATCCATTCCACTTTTGCAAAGTTTCTCCTTCATGGCAATGTTATCAGGCACAATACTATTCTTAGTGATATGTGGTGCTTCAATTCTGAAGAATCTTCTAGCT GTAACAGTAACAACTGGTTTGTTCCTCATACAAAACAGAGTAGTG GAACAGCACCAAAGAGGGGCAGCCAATGGCCTTTCAATGACTGCTATGTCTCTATTCAAAGCAGTTGGTCCTGCTGCTGGTGGTGCAGT ATTAACTTGGTCACAGAAGCGGATGGATGCTTCTTTCCTCCCAG GGCCCCATATGGTATTCTTTGCCTTGAACATAGTTGAAGCAGTTGGAATATTGATGCTGTTCAAACCATTCCTTGCtgaaaagaagaaaacacagaGAGTTCAGTTAAACTAA
- the LOC112769399 gene encoding histone-lysine N-methyltransferase, H3 lysine-9 specific SUVH1 isoform X1 has translation MEEGLCQNSSDSVYKLGIVDVKPLRSLAPVFPESTLGSTSAQPPYGFSPFLPVGVNQEFRAPPAPAPAPVPAPAPVPAPAPVRSFRSSVVEEEAPRGADGDGSSSMEGLSGAANDRNHAAPDMCGSKPPPGSIPAPVPLRSFRSPLVEEETLHGGNGDGSSSVDGLNGVVNDQNCTAPHMRGCKSSNTSIPAPTPLRVYRSPLVEEVNLRGPNVDAGSSFEGFNGVANAQKRSEPNSQGNKSSQKRSRVNQDSDFVLSSSISLSLEKRSDADRETVNFVLTTFDALRRRLLQLEEAKELNTTGVIKRADLRASNTMTLRGVRTNLRRRIGVVPGIEIGDIFYLRMELCLVGLHGQTMSGIDYATMKCESQEEPLALSIVSSGEYDDDTEDNDILVYSGQGDFHKKDKNATDQKLQRGNLALDKSSQRHNEVRVIRGLKDATNKSTKIYVYDGLYKIQDSWIERGKSGGGIFKYKFVRLPEQPSAFAVWKSVQKWKEGTLSRSGLIIKDLSSGIESIPVSLVNEVDNAKGPGFFTYVHSLKNPKPFGSIMSSHGCNCNKACVPGDLSCSCIQRNVGDFPYIANGFLVSRKPLVHECGSMCRCLPNCKNRVSQSGLKHYMEVFKTMDRGWGLRSLDPIRAGTFICEYAGEVVDRAKLSVEGDNEYIFDTSRIFKPFKWNYEPSLLEDGASSDGNEDYDIQSHLIISAKDVGNVARFMNHSCSPNVFWQPVVYHENNQSFLHIAFFALRHIPPMTELTYDYGVTRSGHAEGSSSSKGRKKCFCGSPKCYGSFG, from the coding sequence ATGGAAGAAGGGTTATGTCAAAACTCATCAGATTCTGTTTATAAGTTAGGGATTGTAGATGTTAAACCCTTGCGTAGTTTGGCACCAGTGTTCCCGGAATCTACGCTAGGTTCTACATCTGCCCAGCCCCCATATGGATTTTCTCCATTTTTGCCCGTGGGTGTAAATCAAGAATTTCGAGCACCCCCTGCTCCCGCGCCAGCTCCGGTTCCGGCTCCAGCTCCGGTTCCAGCTCCTGCGCCAGTAAGGTCATTTAGGAGTTCAgtagttgaagaagaagccccACGTGGAGCTGATGGTGATGGTTCTTCATCAATGGAGGGGCTTAGTGGTGCTGCTAATGACCGAAACCATGCAGCACCAGATATGTGTGGAAGCAAACCACCTCCTGGTTCTATTCCAGCTCCGGTTCCATTAAGGTCCTTTAGGAGCCCTCTGGTTGAAGAAGAAACCCTGCACGGAGGAAATGGTGATGGTTCTTCGTCCGTGGATGGGCTCAATGGTGTTGTTAATGACCAAAATTGTACGGCACCACATATGCGTggttgcaagtcatctaacacaTCCATACCGGCTCCAACTCCATTACGGGTCTATAGGAGCCCCCTAGTTGAAGAAGTAAACCTACGTGGACCTAATGTGGATGCTGGTTCATCATTTGAAGGGTTCAATGGTGTTGCTAATGCCCAAAAGCGTTCAGAACCAAATTCACAAGGCAACAAATCATCCCAAAAGAGGAGCAGGGTAAATCAAGATTCAGATTTTGTATTGTCTTCGTCGATCAGTCTTAGTCTAGAAAAAAGGAGTGACGCTGACCGTGAGACAGTTAATTTTGTACTCACGACATTTGATGCTCTTCGAAGAAGGCTATTGCAACTTGAAGAAGCCAAGGAATTGAACACGACTGGTGTTATCAAGCGTGCAGATTTAAGAGCTAGCAATACTATGACACTCAGAGGGGTTCGAACGAACCTGAGAAGGAGAATAGGAGTAGTGCCTGGGATTGAGATTGGTGACATTTTCTACCTACGAATGGAGTTATGTCTCGTGGGCTTACATGGACAGACAATGAGCGGAATTGACTATGCGACTATGAAATGTGAATCTCAGGAGGAACCTTTGGCTCTAAGCATTGTTTCGTctggagaatatgatgatgataCAGAGGATAATGATATTTTGGTATATAGTGGTCAGGGTGACTTCCACAAGAAAGATAAGAATGCGACTGATCAGAAGCTTCAAAGGGGTAATCTTGCTTTGGATAAAAGTTCACAACGGCATAATGAAGTAAGAGTCATCCGTGGACTGAAAGATGCTACTAACAAAAGCACAAAAATATATGTTTATGATGGTTTGTATAAAATCCAAGATTCTTGGATAGAAAGGGGGAAATCTGGTGGTGGCATTTTTAAGTATAAGTTTGTAAGATTGCCTGAACAGCCCAGTGCTTTTGCTGTTTGGAAATCAGTTCAGAAATGGAAAGAAGGCACCCTTTCAAGGAGTGGTCTTATTATTAAAGATCTCTCTTCAGGAATCGAGAGTATTCCTGTATCACTTGTCAATGAGGTTGATAATGCAAAGGGTCCTGGTTTCTTCACTTACGTTCATTCTCTCAAAAACCCAAAACCATTTGGTTCAATTATGTCTTCTCATGGATGCAATTGTAACAAAGCATGTGTCCCGGGAGATTTGAGTTGCTCTTGCATTCAAAGAAATGTTGGTGATTTTCCATATATTGCAAATGGTTTTCTAGTAAGTCGGAAGCCATTAGTTCATGAATGTGGCTCTATGTGTCGTTGTCTTCCGAATTGCAAAAATCGAGTGTCCCAGTCTGGTTTAAAGCATTACATGGAAGTGTTCAAAACGATGGATCGAGGGTGGGGTCTTCGATCATTGGATCCTATTCGTGCTGGTACTTTTATTTGTGAGTATGCAGGAGAAGTTGTTGACAGAGCCAAGTTAAGTGTGGAAGGAGATAATGAGTACATTTTTGATACAAGCCGTATTTTTAAACCTTTCAAGTGGAACTATGAACCTAGCTTACTGGAAGACGGGGCTTCAAGTGATGGCAATGAAGATTATGATATACAATCCCATCTAATTATAAGCGCCAAAGATGTTGGGAACGTGGCTAGATTCATGAATCATAGTTGCTCCCCAAATGTTTTCTGGCAGCCAGTTGTATATCATGAAAACAATCAATCCTTCCTTCACATTGCATTTTTTGCCCTAAGACACATTCCTCCGATGACAGAGTTAACATATGATTATGGAGTTACCCGCTCTGGTCATGCTGAGGGTAGCAGTTCATCCAAGGGAAGGAAGAAATGCTTTTGTGGATCCCCAAAATGCTATGGTTCTTTTGGTTGA
- the LOC112769399 gene encoding histone-lysine N-methyltransferase, H3 lysine-9 specific SUVH1 isoform X2: MEGLSGAANDRNHAAPDMCGSKPPPGSIPAPVPLRSFRSPLVEEETLHGGNGDGSSSVDGLNGVVNDQNCTAPHMRGCKSSNTSIPAPTPLRVYRSPLVEEVNLRGPNVDAGSSFEGFNGVANAQKRSEPNSQGNKSSQKRSRVNQDSDFVLSSSISLSLEKRSDADRETVNFVLTTFDALRRRLLQLEEAKELNTTGVIKRADLRASNTMTLRGVRTNLRRRIGVVPGIEIGDIFYLRMELCLVGLHGQTMSGIDYATMKCESQEEPLALSIVSSGEYDDDTEDNDILVYSGQGDFHKKDKNATDQKLQRGNLALDKSSQRHNEVRVIRGLKDATNKSTKIYVYDGLYKIQDSWIERGKSGGGIFKYKFVRLPEQPSAFAVWKSVQKWKEGTLSRSGLIIKDLSSGIESIPVSLVNEVDNAKGPGFFTYVHSLKNPKPFGSIMSSHGCNCNKACVPGDLSCSCIQRNVGDFPYIANGFLVSRKPLVHECGSMCRCLPNCKNRVSQSGLKHYMEVFKTMDRGWGLRSLDPIRAGTFICEYAGEVVDRAKLSVEGDNEYIFDTSRIFKPFKWNYEPSLLEDGASSDGNEDYDIQSHLIISAKDVGNVARFMNHSCSPNVFWQPVVYHENNQSFLHIAFFALRHIPPMTELTYDYGVTRSGHAEGSSSSKGRKKCFCGSPKCYGSFG; encoded by the coding sequence ATGGAGGGGCTTAGTGGTGCTGCTAATGACCGAAACCATGCAGCACCAGATATGTGTGGAAGCAAACCACCTCCTGGTTCTATTCCAGCTCCGGTTCCATTAAGGTCCTTTAGGAGCCCTCTGGTTGAAGAAGAAACCCTGCACGGAGGAAATGGTGATGGTTCTTCGTCCGTGGATGGGCTCAATGGTGTTGTTAATGACCAAAATTGTACGGCACCACATATGCGTggttgcaagtcatctaacacaTCCATACCGGCTCCAACTCCATTACGGGTCTATAGGAGCCCCCTAGTTGAAGAAGTAAACCTACGTGGACCTAATGTGGATGCTGGTTCATCATTTGAAGGGTTCAATGGTGTTGCTAATGCCCAAAAGCGTTCAGAACCAAATTCACAAGGCAACAAATCATCCCAAAAGAGGAGCAGGGTAAATCAAGATTCAGATTTTGTATTGTCTTCGTCGATCAGTCTTAGTCTAGAAAAAAGGAGTGACGCTGACCGTGAGACAGTTAATTTTGTACTCACGACATTTGATGCTCTTCGAAGAAGGCTATTGCAACTTGAAGAAGCCAAGGAATTGAACACGACTGGTGTTATCAAGCGTGCAGATTTAAGAGCTAGCAATACTATGACACTCAGAGGGGTTCGAACGAACCTGAGAAGGAGAATAGGAGTAGTGCCTGGGATTGAGATTGGTGACATTTTCTACCTACGAATGGAGTTATGTCTCGTGGGCTTACATGGACAGACAATGAGCGGAATTGACTATGCGACTATGAAATGTGAATCTCAGGAGGAACCTTTGGCTCTAAGCATTGTTTCGTctggagaatatgatgatgataCAGAGGATAATGATATTTTGGTATATAGTGGTCAGGGTGACTTCCACAAGAAAGATAAGAATGCGACTGATCAGAAGCTTCAAAGGGGTAATCTTGCTTTGGATAAAAGTTCACAACGGCATAATGAAGTAAGAGTCATCCGTGGACTGAAAGATGCTACTAACAAAAGCACAAAAATATATGTTTATGATGGTTTGTATAAAATCCAAGATTCTTGGATAGAAAGGGGGAAATCTGGTGGTGGCATTTTTAAGTATAAGTTTGTAAGATTGCCTGAACAGCCCAGTGCTTTTGCTGTTTGGAAATCAGTTCAGAAATGGAAAGAAGGCACCCTTTCAAGGAGTGGTCTTATTATTAAAGATCTCTCTTCAGGAATCGAGAGTATTCCTGTATCACTTGTCAATGAGGTTGATAATGCAAAGGGTCCTGGTTTCTTCACTTACGTTCATTCTCTCAAAAACCCAAAACCATTTGGTTCAATTATGTCTTCTCATGGATGCAATTGTAACAAAGCATGTGTCCCGGGAGATTTGAGTTGCTCTTGCATTCAAAGAAATGTTGGTGATTTTCCATATATTGCAAATGGTTTTCTAGTAAGTCGGAAGCCATTAGTTCATGAATGTGGCTCTATGTGTCGTTGTCTTCCGAATTGCAAAAATCGAGTGTCCCAGTCTGGTTTAAAGCATTACATGGAAGTGTTCAAAACGATGGATCGAGGGTGGGGTCTTCGATCATTGGATCCTATTCGTGCTGGTACTTTTATTTGTGAGTATGCAGGAGAAGTTGTTGACAGAGCCAAGTTAAGTGTGGAAGGAGATAATGAGTACATTTTTGATACAAGCCGTATTTTTAAACCTTTCAAGTGGAACTATGAACCTAGCTTACTGGAAGACGGGGCTTCAAGTGATGGCAATGAAGATTATGATATACAATCCCATCTAATTATAAGCGCCAAAGATGTTGGGAACGTGGCTAGATTCATGAATCATAGTTGCTCCCCAAATGTTTTCTGGCAGCCAGTTGTATATCATGAAAACAATCAATCCTTCCTTCACATTGCATTTTTTGCCCTAAGACACATTCCTCCGATGACAGAGTTAACATATGATTATGGAGTTACCCGCTCTGGTCATGCTGAGGGTAGCAGTTCATCCAAGGGAAGGAAGAAATGCTTTTGTGGATCCCCAAAATGCTATGGTTCTTTTGGTTGA